From the genome of Methanothrix soehngenii GP6:
CCAGCCAGTATGAGACCGATTTCATTTCTGCAGCGCATAACCAAGATGTGATCGAGACCACCCTGGAGGCGTTCCGCTCCTGCCTGAAAAGCTGATCGTGGGGACGAGGGGCAGCCCTCTGGCATTGCGCCAGACGCAGATCGTGCAGGAGAGGCTTAAGGGCCTTGGCATCCAGACCCAGCTGTGCCGGGTTAAGACCAGCGGGGACGTCTTCCTGGACAAGCCCCTCCACCAGCTCACCGGTTTTGGGGTCTTCGTGGCTGAGATAGACGAACGCATGCTTTCCGGCAAGATCGATCTCGCTGTGCACAGCATGAAGGACCTCCCCACCAAAAGGCCTGAGGAGCTGATAGTCTCCGCTGTCCTGAAACGCGACTCACCATACGACGTCCTCTTATGCAGGGAGAAATCTGTCAAAAGCATCGAGGAGCTGGACCAGGGGGCACGAGTGGGCACATCGAGCATGCGGCGGATGGCCCAGCTTCTCCGCGCCCGCCCCGACCTGAACATTCTGAGCCTGCGGGGGAATCTTCAGACCAGGCTGAGCAAGCTGGAGCGGGGAGACTACGATGCCATAGTCCTGGCCGAGGCCGGCCTCGAGCGCATGGGCTACCATCCAGATTATGTGAGGCTAGATGGGGAGAGGTTCGTTCCCTCTGCCAACCAGGGGACGATAATCGTAGTTGCAAAGGCCGGATCAGAGGCTGAGGCCTGCTCCCGCGCTCTGGATGATGCTCATGCTAGATCTGAGACCATGATCGAGCGCAAGATCATGGAGACCGTGGGCGGAGGCTGTGTGGTGCCCATGGCCGTCCATGCTTTGGTGCAAAAGGGAGAGGCGCGGGTTCTGGCTGAGGTCTTATCCCCGGACGGCAAGAGGTTCGTCCGCCTGGAGGAGAGGATCTCTCTCGTTCAGAATCATCTGGCAGTGGCAGAGGATATGGGAGAGCGGCTGATGAGGATGGGAGGAAGAGAGCTGGTGGACGAGGCGGTGAAGTTTTTTGGCAATCGGTAAGGTTTATCTGGTGGGAGCGGGGCCCGGAGACCCGGAGCTGCTGACGATTAAGGGAAGAAAGAGGCTCATGGAGGCGGACGTTGTCCTATTCGACCGGCTGCTCGACTCCAGGATGCTGGACGGGGTAAAGGGGGAGCTTATAGATGTGGGCAAGAACGCGGGAAGGCATAAGCTGAAGCAAGAGGAGATAAACCAGCTCCTGATAGAGAAAGCCAAAGAGGGCAAAATCGTTGTCCGGCTGAAGGGCGGAGACCCCTACCTCTTCGGCCGGGGAGGCGAGGAGGCGATCGCCTGCCGGGATTGGGGAATCCCGTTTGAGGTTGTCCCCGGCGTCACCTCGGCCATCGCCGCTCCGGAGCTGGCGGGAATTCCAGTTACTCACAGAAAGGTGGCCTCGGCCCTGACCATAGTCACCGGCCATGAGGAGCCGGGAAAGGACTCGCCCCTCGACTGGCGGGCCATGGCCGGGCTTGATGGAACCCTGGTTGTTCTCATGGGCGTCTCCCGGCTGGAGGAGAACACCAATAGGCTCATAGAAGCGGGAAAGTCCCCCCAGACCCCGGCGGCCATGGTGGAGAAGGGCGGCTGGCCGGATCAGAGGCTGATCTCGGGGACCCTGGGGGATATCGCCGAGAGGGCAAAGGAAGAGAATGTCCAGTCTCCGGCCATACTGGTGGTGGGAGACGTAGTCCGGCTGGCAGAGGTCCTCGCCCCGGAGAGGATCGCCATCCTCAGGCCGGCGGGCCAGCAGGAGGAGTCGGTTGACCTGGCGGAGCGCTACGGATTTATTCCCCTGTCCGCTCCGGCCATCGCCCTGGAGAGAAATCCCCTGCCCGAAGATCTGCTCGAGAGGATCGCTGCCGCGGAATGCGTGGCCTTCACCAGCGCCAATGGGGTGCATATCGCTCTTGGGAATAAGGCCATATCCAGAGCATTAGCAGCAAAGAAGATCGTCTCCATCGGCCCCAAGACGAAGCAGGCCCTGAACGAATACGATATCCAGTCGGAGATGCCCGAAAGCTACAGCTCTGAGGGGCTGGAGAGGATGCTCAAGGGAAGATATAAGAGCATTCTCTTCCTGCGCAGCGCCCAGGGGAGCCAGTATCTCTCCGATGGCCTGAGGGAGGCGGGAATCGTGGTGGATGACATTCCCCTTTATGGAGTGGTGAATTCATCCGATCCCCGCCTGGACCGGCTGATAGAGCGGGCAGGCGAGGTGGACATCTTCGCCTTCACCAGCTCCTCAACAGCTCGAAATCTGCTGGAAAGAGCAAGAGCGATGGGAAGGGAAGAACAGCTGCGAGAGGCTCTTGCCAGGG
Proteins encoded in this window:
- the hemC gene encoding hydroxymethylbilane synthase, whose protein sequence is MIVGTRGSPLALRQTQIVQERLKGLGIQTQLCRVKTSGDVFLDKPLHQLTGFGVFVAEIDERMLSGKIDLAVHSMKDLPTKRPEELIVSAVLKRDSPYDVLLCREKSVKSIEELDQGARVGTSSMRRMAQLLRARPDLNILSLRGNLQTRLSKLERGDYDAIVLAEAGLERMGYHPDYVRLDGERFVPSANQGTIIVVAKAGSEAEACSRALDDAHARSETMIERKIMETVGGGCVVPMAVHALVQKGEARVLAEVLSPDGKRFVRLEERISLVQNHLAVAEDMGERLMRMGGRELVDEAVKFFGNR
- the cobA gene encoding uroporphyrinogen-III C-methyltransferase, whose protein sequence is MAIGKVYLVGAGPGDPELLTIKGRKRLMEADVVLFDRLLDSRMLDGVKGELIDVGKNAGRHKLKQEEINQLLIEKAKEGKIVVRLKGGDPYLFGRGGEEAIACRDWGIPFEVVPGVTSAIAAPELAGIPVTHRKVASALTIVTGHEEPGKDSPLDWRAMAGLDGTLVVLMGVSRLEENTNRLIEAGKSPQTPAAMVEKGGWPDQRLISGTLGDIAERAKEENVQSPAILVVGDVVRLAEVLAPERIAILRPAGQQEESVDLAERYGFIPLSAPAIALERNPLPEDLLERIAAAECVAFTSANGVHIALGNKAISRALAAKKIVSIGPKTKQALNEYDIQSEMPESYSSEGLERMLKGRYKSILFLRSAQGSQYLSDGLREAGIVVDDIPLYGVVNSSDPRLDRLIERAGEVDIFAFTSSSTARNLLERARAMGREEQLREALARATVAAIGKPTAQELSRLGVAVDVIPENFTFEAMLAALVGRKRSSGNAASMAKDRMEL